From a region of the Triticum aestivum cultivar Chinese Spring chromosome 7D, IWGSC CS RefSeq v2.1, whole genome shotgun sequence genome:
- the LOC123167477 gene encoding serine/threonine-protein kinase RIPK, whose translation MGFRKGLLACFGPGGGGDEEETEQEARATPGARRRRTVMNLRSLSLEDLSRTLATTSLHAFTLDELKSVTKNFSTANFLGEGGFGPVYKGCVGGALRPGLAAQQVAVKYLDLDSDGVQGHREWLAEVVYLGMLSHPHLVKLLGFCNQDDHRMLVYEYMPRGSLENHLFNNPLAPLPWSTRLKIAVGAAKGLAFLHEADTPVIYRDFKASNILLDSDYAAKLSDFGLAKEGPKGDDTHVTTRVMGTHGYAAPEYILTGHLTAKSDVYSFGVVLLELLTGRRSVDKRRRGREQNLVDWARPYLRRADDRLHRVMDPGMESQYSTRAARGAAAVAHSCLQSVPKARPRMRDVVDALEPLLALDDDVPMGPFVFTVCEPEAAAAGGKGSGAGDDEPAAAQGKWHVKSAVHADSPLRKGDCWVTSAAKRPESPPGVI comes from the exons ATGGGGTTCAGGAAGGGCCTGCTGGCGTGCTtcggcccgggcggcggcggcgacgaggaggagacggagcaggaggcgcgggcgacgccgggggcgcggcggcggcgcacggtgaTGAACCTGCGGTCGCTGTCGCTGGAGGACCTGTCGCGGACGCTGGCCACCACCAGCCTGCACGCCTTCACCCTGGACGAGCTCAAGTCCGTGACCAAGAACTTCTCCACCGCCAACTTCCTCGGCGAGGGCGGCTTCGGCCCCGTCTACAAGGGCTGCGTCGGCGGCGCCCTCCGCCCCGGCCTCGCCGCGCAGCAGGTCGCCGTCAAGTACCTCGACCTCGACAGCGACGGCGTCCAGGGCCACCGCGAGTGGCTG GCGGAGGTGGTGTATCTGGGGATGCTGAGCCACCCGCACCTGGTGAAGCTGCTGGGGTTCTGCAACCAGGACGACCACCGCATGCTCGTCTACGAGTACATGCCCCGGGGCAGCCTCGAGAACCACCTCTTCAACA ATCCGCTGGCGCCGCTGCCATGGTCGACGCGGCTCAAGATCGCCGTGGGCGCGGCCAAGGGGCTGGCGTTCCTGCACGAGGCGGACACTCCCGTCATCTACCGCGACTTCAAGGCCTCCAACATCCTGCTCGACTCG GATTACGCGGCGAAGCTGTCGGACTTCGGGCTGGCCAAGGAGGGGCCGAAGGGGGACGACACGCACGTGACGACGCGGGTGATGGGCACGCACGGCTACGCGGCGCCGGAGTACATCCTCACGGGCCACCTCACGGCCAAgagcgacgtgtacagcttcggggtggtgctcctggagctgctcaCGGGCCGCCGCTCCGTCGAcaagcggcggcgcgggcgggagCAGAACCTCGTGGACTGGGCGCGGCCCTACCTGCGCCGCGCCGACGACCGGCTGCACCGCGTCATGGACCCCGGCATGGAGTCGCAGTACTcgacgcgggcggcgcggggggCCGCGGCCGTGGCGCACTCCTGCCTGCAGAGCGTGCCCAAGGCGCGGCCCCGGATGCGCGACGTCGTGGACGCCCTCGAGCCGCTGCTCGCGCTCGACGACGACGTGCCCATGGGGCCATTCGTGTTCACGGTCTGcgagccggaggcggcggcggcgggggggaagGGGAGCGGCGCCGGGGACGACGAGCCGGCGGCCGCGCAGGGCAAGTGGCACGTCAAGTCGGCCGTGCACGCGGACAGCCCGCTGCGCAAGGGCGACTGCTGGGTCACCAGCGCCGCCAAGCGGCCGGAGAGCCCCCCCGGTGTGATCTGA